A window from Gopherus flavomarginatus isolate rGopFla2 chromosome 4, rGopFla2.mat.asm, whole genome shotgun sequence encodes these proteins:
- the KCNG3 gene encoding potassium voltage-gated channel subfamily G member 3 isoform X2: MNFGRGRSVVLNVGGTRYSFSREVLKDFPLRRVSRLHGCLSEQDVLEVCDDYDRERNEFFFDRHSEAFGFILLYVRHGHLRFAPHMCELSFYNEMIYWGLECSHLDYCCQRRLDDRMSDTYTFYSADEPPAGDSAEAPPAAEGRKWLERMRRTFEEPTSSVAAQILATVSILFVIVSMVVLCASTLPEWRAAENRSVEEQSRIIEAICIGWFTAECIVRFIISKNKCEFVKRPLNIIDLLAITPYYISVLMTVFTGENSQLQRAGVTLRVLRMMRIFWVIKLARHFIGLQTLGLTLKRCYREMVMLLVFICVAMAIFSALSQLLENGLDLGIKNKDFSSIPAACWWVIISMTTVGYGDMCPITVPGRILGGICVVSGIVLLALPITFIYHSFVQCYHEVKFRSARYSRSLSAEFLN, encoded by the exons ATGAACTTTGGCCGGGGCCGCTCGGTGGTGTTGAACGTGGGGGGCACCCGCTACTCCTTCTCCCGCGAGGTGCTGAAGGACTTCCCGCTGCGGCGGGTGAGCCGGCTGCACGGCTGCCTCTCGGAGCAGGACGTGCTGGAGGTGTGCGACGACTACGACCGGGAGCGCAACGAGTTCTTCTTCGACCGCCACTCGGAGGCCTTCGGCTTCATCCTGCTGTACGTGCGGCACGGCCACCTGCGCTTCGCGCCGCACATGTGCGAGCTCTCCTTCTACAACGAGATGATCTACTGGGGGCTCGAGTGCTCGCACCTGGACTACTGCTGCCAGCGCCGCCTGGACGACCGCATGTCCGACACCTACACCTTCTACTCCGCCGACGAGCCCCCCGCAGGCGACAGCGCCGAGGCCCCGCCTGCCGCCGAGGGCAGGAAGTGGCTGGAGAGGATGAGGCGGACTTTCGAGGAGCCCACCTCGTCCGTGGCCGCCCAGATCCTGGCCACGGTTTCCATCCTCTTCGTCATCGTGTCCATGGTGGTGCTGTGCGCCAGCACCCTGCCCGAGTGGCGGGCGGCCGAGAACCGCAGcgtggaggagcagagcag GATCATTGAAGCTATCTGCATAGGCTGGTTCACTGCAGAGTGCATTGTGAGGttcatcatctccaaaaacaaGTGTGAGTTTGTCAAGAGACCCCTGAACATCATTGATTTGCTGGCAATCACTCCTTACTATATTTCTGTGCTAATGACAGTTTTCACAGGGGAAAATTCTCAGCTCCAAAGGGCTGGAGTCACTCTGAGAGTTCTTAGGATGATGAGGATTTTTTGGGTGATTAAACTTGCCCGTCACTTCATTGGTCTTCAAACACTTGGTCTGACTCTGAAGCGTTGTTACAGAGAGATGGTGATGCTTCTTGTCTTTATTTGTGTTGCCATGGCAATTTTTAGTGCACTTTCACAACTCCTTGAAAATGGGCTGGACTTGGGAATAAAGAATAAGGATTTTTCCAGCATCCCTGCTGCCTGTTGGTGGGTAATAATCTCGATGACCACAGTTGGTTATGGTGACATGTGCCCCATCACTGTACCTGGAAGGATTCTTGGTGGAATTTGTGTGGTTAGTGGGATTGTTTTACTAGCATTGCCTATTACTTTCATCTATCATAGCTTTGTGCAGTGTTATCATGAGGTCAAGTTCCGATCTGCTAGGTACAGCAGAAGCCTCTCTGCTGAATTCTTAAATTAA
- the KCNG3 gene encoding potassium voltage-gated channel subfamily G member 3 isoform X1, with translation MNFGRGRSVVLNVGGTRYSFSREVLKDFPLRRVSRLHGCLSEQDVLEVCDDYDRERNEFFFDRHSEAFGFILLYVRHGHLRFAPHMCELSFYNEMIYWGLECSHLDYCCQRRLDDRMSDTYTFYSADEPPAGDSAEAPPAAEGRKWLERMRRTFEEPTSSVAAQILATVSILFVIVSMVVLCASTLPEWRAAENRSVEEQSRYTADSVREPSGIIEAICIGWFTAECIVRFIISKNKCEFVKRPLNIIDLLAITPYYISVLMTVFTGENSQLQRAGVTLRVLRMMRIFWVIKLARHFIGLQTLGLTLKRCYREMVMLLVFICVAMAIFSALSQLLENGLDLGIKNKDFSSIPAACWWVIISMTTVGYGDMCPITVPGRILGGICVVSGIVLLALPITFIYHSFVQCYHEVKFRSARYSRSLSAEFLN, from the exons ATGAACTTTGGCCGGGGCCGCTCGGTGGTGTTGAACGTGGGGGGCACCCGCTACTCCTTCTCCCGCGAGGTGCTGAAGGACTTCCCGCTGCGGCGGGTGAGCCGGCTGCACGGCTGCCTCTCGGAGCAGGACGTGCTGGAGGTGTGCGACGACTACGACCGGGAGCGCAACGAGTTCTTCTTCGACCGCCACTCGGAGGCCTTCGGCTTCATCCTGCTGTACGTGCGGCACGGCCACCTGCGCTTCGCGCCGCACATGTGCGAGCTCTCCTTCTACAACGAGATGATCTACTGGGGGCTCGAGTGCTCGCACCTGGACTACTGCTGCCAGCGCCGCCTGGACGACCGCATGTCCGACACCTACACCTTCTACTCCGCCGACGAGCCCCCCGCAGGCGACAGCGCCGAGGCCCCGCCTGCCGCCGAGGGCAGGAAGTGGCTGGAGAGGATGAGGCGGACTTTCGAGGAGCCCACCTCGTCCGTGGCCGCCCAGATCCTGGCCACGGTTTCCATCCTCTTCGTCATCGTGTCCATGGTGGTGCTGTGCGCCAGCACCCTGCCCGAGTGGCGGGCGGCCGAGAACCGCAGcgtggaggagcagagcaggtaCACAGCAGACTCAGTGAGGGAGCCCTCCGG GATCATTGAAGCTATCTGCATAGGCTGGTTCACTGCAGAGTGCATTGTGAGGttcatcatctccaaaaacaaGTGTGAGTTTGTCAAGAGACCCCTGAACATCATTGATTTGCTGGCAATCACTCCTTACTATATTTCTGTGCTAATGACAGTTTTCACAGGGGAAAATTCTCAGCTCCAAAGGGCTGGAGTCACTCTGAGAGTTCTTAGGATGATGAGGATTTTTTGGGTGATTAAACTTGCCCGTCACTTCATTGGTCTTCAAACACTTGGTCTGACTCTGAAGCGTTGTTACAGAGAGATGGTGATGCTTCTTGTCTTTATTTGTGTTGCCATGGCAATTTTTAGTGCACTTTCACAACTCCTTGAAAATGGGCTGGACTTGGGAATAAAGAATAAGGATTTTTCCAGCATCCCTGCTGCCTGTTGGTGGGTAATAATCTCGATGACCACAGTTGGTTATGGTGACATGTGCCCCATCACTGTACCTGGAAGGATTCTTGGTGGAATTTGTGTGGTTAGTGGGATTGTTTTACTAGCATTGCCTATTACTTTCATCTATCATAGCTTTGTGCAGTGTTATCATGAGGTCAAGTTCCGATCTGCTAGGTACAGCAGAAGCCTCTCTGCTGAATTCTTAAATTAA